Proteins encoded by one window of Bacillus sp. DTU_2020_1000418_1_SI_GHA_SEK_038:
- a CDS encoding sensor domain-containing diguanylate cyclase, with product MISAIKKKMIWGLWLFIFPPSLWLIYQLYPPHIAGHEIDIIVFLILAFFVAATPMIINGSPIFLIQWVAWAVFLTFGLFVELIILQLTIIVLFIRVKLPKEQFFRIPLNSLMFMFVSFLSGATYYMLGGSPGARLADIDHSFWLIPIYPILYYVFNHFFIWIINLVLYNGKRETFGIDFIWETITTIITFPMGFVLFILYKELGLVALIFVGIPFASLSVILNLYYSSRKINKLLQSATEIGHQLAERLNVDEVLDLFIQKLTEMLPVDYAYILDIIDNEELQIIRQVEKGVIKCSKMEPLRKSEGISGLVWQQKKAALFSSQKEWKNIVKGYMPDKVESVLSMPIVRNSEAVGVLFLASSGKRAYEKSQLMIVDILCSHFAIALENARNYEKTKAQSERCALTKLYNYRYFENFLSTEFEKILQNVREEISLIILDIDHFKAVNDMYGHQSGNEILCQLADVLMDLIGDKGMVARYGGEEFVILLPDVKKSNAVKIAETVRQAIANHPFLLTQHIDKRDQPQQVHITGSIGVASAPQDADEPLALIRHADRALYVGAKRAGRNRVAEYVK from the coding sequence ATGATAAGTGCTATAAAGAAAAAGATGATTTGGGGGCTGTGGCTCTTCATATTCCCACCCAGTCTATGGCTAATCTATCAATTATACCCGCCTCATATAGCTGGACATGAAATTGACATTATCGTTTTTCTAATTCTTGCGTTCTTTGTAGCAGCAACTCCAATGATTATAAACGGATCACCTATTTTTTTAATACAGTGGGTCGCCTGGGCTGTATTTTTAACATTCGGCTTGTTTGTTGAATTGATTATTCTTCAGTTAACGATAATTGTTTTATTCATAAGAGTTAAATTACCAAAAGAACAATTTTTTCGGATTCCTTTAAATTCACTTATGTTTATGTTCGTTTCTTTCCTGAGCGGTGCAACTTATTACATGCTTGGCGGCAGCCCTGGTGCAAGATTAGCGGACATCGATCATTCTTTTTGGCTGATCCCTATTTATCCGATTCTCTATTATGTTTTCAATCATTTCTTTATTTGGATCATTAATTTGGTTCTTTATAATGGGAAACGGGAGACATTTGGAATTGATTTTATTTGGGAAACTATTACAACAATTATTACTTTCCCGATGGGTTTTGTACTTTTTATTCTATATAAAGAATTGGGACTCGTTGCGCTTATTTTTGTCGGAATTCCATTTGCCAGCCTTTCAGTTATTTTGAATTTATATTACTCTAGCAGAAAAATAAATAAATTATTGCAAAGCGCGACAGAAATCGGCCATCAGCTGGCAGAAAGATTAAATGTAGATGAGGTACTGGATTTATTTATTCAGAAGCTGACAGAAATGCTGCCTGTCGATTATGCCTATATTCTCGATATCATTGATAATGAGGAATTACAAATCATTCGTCAGGTTGAAAAGGGAGTAATAAAATGTTCTAAAATGGAGCCGCTCAGGAAAAGTGAAGGGATTAGCGGCCTTGTTTGGCAACAGAAGAAAGCGGCACTTTTCAGCTCGCAAAAAGAGTGGAAGAATATTGTGAAAGGCTATATGCCTGACAAGGTCGAAAGCGTTTTAAGTATGCCGATTGTCCGTAATAGCGAGGCCGTTGGGGTACTATTCTTAGCATCTTCTGGGAAAAGGGCCTATGAAAAATCTCAGCTAATGATCGTTGATATTCTATGCTCCCACTTTGCCATAGCACTCGAAAATGCAAGAAATTATGAAAAAACAAAAGCACAAAGTGAACGCTGTGCTTTAACTAAGCTTTACAATTATCGCTATTTTGAGAACTTTTTAAGCACCGAATTCGAAAAAATATTGCAAAATGTGCGGGAAGAAATCTCCCTGATCATCCTTGATATTGACCACTTTAAAGCTGTTAACGATATGTATGGGCATCAAAGCGGGAATGAAATCCTTTGCCAGTTAGCAGATGTCCTAATGGATTTAATCGGCGATAAGGGCATGGTTGCACGATATGGTGGAGAAGAGTTCGTGATCCTTCTCCCAGACGTTAAGAAAAGCAATGCTGTAAAAATTGCTGAAACAGTCAGACAAGCCATCGCTAACCATCCATTCCTCCTAACCCAGCATATCGATAAACGGGACCAACCACAGCAAGTTCATATCACTGGTTCCATCGGAGTGGCATCAGCCCCTCAAGATGCCGATGAACCGCTTGCCCTAATCCGCCACGCCGACCGAGCGTTGTATGTCGGAGCGAAGAGAGCGGGCAGGAACCGGGTGGCGGAGTATGTGAAATAG
- a CDS encoding folylpolyglutamate synthase/dihydrofolate synthase family protein has product MFTTYEEAVSWIHSRLRLGVKPGLKRMEWMMEKLEHPERRVKAVHIGGTNGKGSTVTYLRSILQEAGYEVGTFTSPYFELFNERISINGVPVSDEDIVRLANDIYPLSLELEETELGGPTEFEIITAMAFQYFGRVNPVDIVLYEVGLGGRFDSTNVILPILSIITNIGLDHTGILGDTHAEIAFEKAGIIKPGISVITAVKQKEALEVILEKAAEMKAPVYSLGNQIVIKDHKSSQTGEVFTQKTPFKEWDNLEISMAGTHQTENAALAVMAAEVLNKFYSFLIEDKHLYSGLKKAYWPGRFEMMSKDPVIVIDGAHNEEGVAALVSELKKRFSDKKINLIFTALADKKLDKMIGNLDAIADKITFVEFDYPRAAKAKALFELSGNKNKHFNPDWKKEIEENVSTLEENDILVITGSLYFLSEMKPFLAEKVEK; this is encoded by the coding sequence ATGTTCACAACTTATGAAGAGGCTGTTTCTTGGATTCACTCTAGGCTCAGGCTTGGAGTTAAGCCAGGGCTAAAAAGAATGGAATGGATGATGGAAAAACTGGAACACCCAGAGAGAAGGGTAAAAGCTGTACATATAGGCGGAACAAATGGCAAAGGATCAACTGTTACCTATTTGCGCTCGATCCTTCAGGAGGCAGGGTATGAGGTTGGGACGTTTACCTCACCCTATTTCGAACTATTTAATGAGAGAATTTCGATCAATGGGGTGCCAGTAAGCGATGAAGACATTGTCAGGTTAGCTAATGACATCTATCCCCTTTCCCTAGAATTAGAGGAGACAGAGCTTGGCGGTCCGACTGAATTTGAAATCATTACAGCCATGGCTTTTCAATATTTTGGACGAGTAAACCCAGTTGATATTGTCCTTTATGAAGTAGGACTCGGTGGCAGATTTGATTCAACTAACGTTATTTTACCGATTCTCTCCATCATTACAAACATCGGTCTTGACCACACAGGCATACTCGGAGATACACATGCGGAGATTGCTTTTGAAAAAGCAGGAATTATTAAACCAGGTATAAGTGTGATCACAGCTGTTAAGCAGAAGGAAGCTCTAGAAGTAATCCTTGAAAAAGCAGCAGAGATGAAAGCACCTGTCTATTCACTTGGAAACCAGATAGTCATTAAAGATCACAAATCAAGCCAAACTGGTGAAGTATTTACGCAAAAAACACCATTTAAAGAATGGGACAATCTCGAAATATCGATGGCAGGAACGCATCAGACAGAGAATGCTGCATTAGCGGTAATGGCAGCAGAAGTATTAAATAAGTTTTATTCCTTTTTAATCGAGGATAAGCATCTTTACAGCGGTTTAAAAAAGGCTTACTGGCCAGGCAGATTTGAAATGATGTCTAAAGATCCTGTCATTGTTATTGATGGCGCTCATAATGAAGAAGGAGTCGCAGCATTAGTAAGTGAGCTTAAAAAGCGTTTTAGTGATAAAAAAATAAACCTTATCTTTACAGCTCTTGCCGATAAAAAACTGGATAAAATGATTGGGAATTTAGATGCAATTGCTGACAAAATCACATTTGTTGAATTCGATTACCCACGTGCTGCTAAAGCCAAGGCGTTATTTGAATTAAGCGGAAATAAGAATAAGCACTTTAATCCTGATTGGAAGAAAGAAATTGAAGAAAATGTCAGTACACTGGAGGAAAACGATATTCTTGTAATAACAGGCTCTCTTTACTTTTTATCGGAAATGAAGCCTTTTCTAGCAGAAAAAGTAGAAAAATGA
- a CDS encoding valine--tRNA ligase, whose product METKELTMPTKYDPQSIEQGRYEWWLKGKFFEAKDDADKEPYTIVIPPPNVTGRLHLGHAWDTTLQDILTRMKRMQGYDVLWLPGMDHAGIATQAKVEEKLRGEGKSRYDLGREKFVEETWKWKEEYASHIRQQWSKLGLGLDYTRERFTLDEGLSKAVREVFVTLYNKGLIYRGEYIINWDPSTKTALSDIEVIHKDIQGAFYHMKYPLTDGSGHIEIATTRPETMLGDTAVAVHPEDDRYKHLIGKTVKLPIVGREIPIVGDDYVDMEFGSGAVKITPAHDPNDFEIGNRHNLERVLVMNEDGTMNERAGKYKDMDRFECRKQIVKDLQEQGVLFKIEEHMHSVGHSERSGAVVEPYLSTQWFVKMQPLADEAIALQSKEEKVNFVPDRFENTYLRWMENIRDWCISRQLWWGHRIPAWYHKETGEVYVAHEAPEDIENWEQDKDVLDTWFSSALWPFSTMGWPDVESADFKRYYPTACLVTGYDIIFFWVSRMIFQGLEFTDQRPFKDVLIHGLVRDAEGRKMSKSLGNGVDPMDVIDKYGADSLRYFLSTGSSPGHDLRFSMEKVEATWNFANKIWNASRFALMNMDGLTYDEIDLTGEKSVADKWILTRLNETIETVTRLSDRYEFGEVGRVLYNFIWDDFCDWYIEMAKLPLYGEDEGAKKTTRSILAYVLDNTMRLLHPFMPFITEEIWQNLPHAGESITVAEWPKANADFTDHQAAGEMKLLVEIIRSVRNSRAEVNTPMSKKIKMILKAKDETVLRTLENNRGYIERFCNPEELTVAIEVDTPDKAMTSIVTGAEINLPLEGLINIEEEVVRLQKEWEKLDKEVERVQKKLSNEGFIKKAPEKVIEEEKAKEQDYSEKRAAVEARIKELKGE is encoded by the coding sequence ATGGAAACAAAAGAATTAACTATGCCAACCAAATATGACCCTCAATCAATTGAACAGGGACGTTATGAATGGTGGCTTAAGGGGAAATTTTTCGAGGCTAAGGATGATGCGGATAAAGAGCCGTATACAATCGTTATTCCACCTCCAAACGTGACAGGAAGGCTTCATTTAGGTCACGCATGGGATACAACTCTTCAAGACATTTTAACGCGGATGAAGCGTATGCAGGGTTATGATGTCCTTTGGCTTCCAGGGATGGACCACGCTGGGATTGCTACACAGGCAAAAGTAGAGGAAAAGCTTCGCGGAGAAGGAAAAAGCCGCTATGATTTAGGCCGTGAAAAGTTTGTTGAAGAAACTTGGAAATGGAAAGAGGAATACGCCAGCCATATCCGCCAGCAATGGTCTAAGCTTGGACTTGGTTTAGATTATACCCGTGAGCGTTTTACACTTGATGAAGGCTTATCAAAGGCTGTTCGTGAAGTATTTGTTACATTGTATAATAAGGGGCTAATTTACCGGGGCGAATATATTATCAACTGGGACCCATCAACTAAGACGGCACTTTCTGACATCGAGGTAATCCATAAAGATATTCAGGGTGCGTTCTACCATATGAAATACCCGCTTACAGATGGCTCAGGACATATAGAAATTGCGACAACACGTCCAGAAACAATGTTAGGTGACACGGCAGTAGCTGTTCATCCTGAAGATGATCGTTATAAGCACTTAATTGGTAAAACAGTTAAGCTTCCGATTGTTGGACGTGAAATTCCAATTGTTGGTGATGATTATGTTGATATGGAATTTGGTTCAGGTGCAGTTAAGATTACACCAGCGCATGACCCGAATGACTTTGAAATTGGAAATCGCCATAATCTTGAACGAGTTCTTGTCATGAATGAAGATGGCACAATGAATGAAAGAGCGGGAAAATATAAGGATATGGACCGTTTCGAATGCCGTAAGCAAATTGTTAAGGATCTGCAAGAGCAAGGGGTACTTTTCAAAATTGAAGAACATATGCATTCAGTTGGCCACTCTGAGCGCAGCGGCGCCGTAGTAGAGCCTTATTTGTCAACACAGTGGTTCGTAAAAATGCAGCCATTAGCAGATGAGGCCATTGCCCTACAATCGAAGGAAGAAAAAGTTAACTTTGTTCCGGATCGATTTGAAAATACGTACCTTCGCTGGATGGAAAATATTCGTGACTGGTGCATTTCCCGTCAGCTTTGGTGGGGACATCGCATTCCAGCTTGGTATCATAAAGAAACTGGTGAAGTATATGTTGCACATGAGGCACCAGAAGATATCGAGAACTGGGAACAAGATAAGGACGTATTAGATACATGGTTTAGCTCTGCATTATGGCCATTCTCCACAATGGGCTGGCCGGATGTTGAATCCGCGGATTTCAAACGCTATTATCCAACTGCTTGTCTTGTTACAGGCTATGATATTATTTTCTTCTGGGTATCTCGTATGATTTTCCAAGGGCTTGAATTTACGGATCAAAGACCATTTAAAGATGTATTAATCCATGGTTTAGTTCGTGATGCTGAAGGACGCAAAATGAGTAAATCCCTCGGCAACGGAGTAGATCCAATGGATGTTATTGATAAGTACGGCGCAGATTCTCTTCGTTATTTCTTATCAACGGGAAGCTCACCAGGACATGATTTGCGTTTCAGCATGGAAAAGGTGGAAGCAACTTGGAACTTTGCGAACAAAATTTGGAATGCATCCCGTTTCGCCTTAATGAATATGGATGGACTGACATACGATGAAATCGATTTAACTGGTGAAAAATCAGTTGCAGATAAATGGATTTTAACTCGATTAAATGAAACGATCGAAACGGTAACAAGATTATCAGACCGCTACGAATTCGGAGAGGTTGGCCGCGTCCTATACAACTTTATCTGGGATGACTTCTGTGACTGGTATATTGAAATGGCGAAGCTTCCGCTTTACGGTGAAGACGAAGGAGCTAAGAAAACTACACGCTCGATTTTAGCTTATGTACTAGACAACACAATGCGTCTGCTGCATCCGTTCATGCCGTTTATCACGGAGGAAATTTGGCAAAACCTTCCTCACGCAGGAGAGTCAATTACAGTTGCCGAATGGCCTAAAGCAAATGCTGATTTCACAGACCATCAGGCGGCTGGCGAAATGAAGCTGCTAGTGGAAATCATTCGTTCCGTTCGTAACAGCCGTGCAGAAGTAAACACGCCAATGAGCAAGAAAATCAAAATGATTTTAAAGGCTAAAGACGAGACTGTTCTTCGTACTTTAGAAAATAACCGCGGTTACATTGAACGATTCTGTAACCCAGAAGAGTTAACTGTTGCAATTGAAGTAGATACACCAGACAAGGCAATGACTTCTATCGTTACAGGTGCCGAGATTAATCTTCCACTTGAAGGGTTAATCAATATCGAGGAAGAAGTCGTCCGTCTGCAGAAGGAATGGGAGAAGCTAGATAAAGAAGTAGAACGGGTTCAAAAGAAACTTAGCAATGAAGGCTTTATCAAAAAGGCTCCTGAAAAGGTAATTGAAGAAGAGAAGGCAAAAGAGCAGGATTACAGTGAAAAAAGAGCTGCTGTAGAAGCCCGCATTAAAGAATTAAAAGGGGAATAA
- the ysxE gene encoding spore coat protein YsxE — MNEKNRLRQVSPILKHYAIEPHFVEEMGRIQKVYSNKGVFALKKIDPRHGGDFVKQIQSLYQKGYNRIVPVFPTLDGRYAVLHENELYYLMPWMMNEANELSHERHHQLFRELARLHTLSATELKISKEDRAEHFEKTLLEREKEKEFLEGFMEACEQRDYLSPFELMFVLSYNEMNQALDFSIRKLKEWYEKTKDHEKARIVTVHGKISTDHFLYDERGYGYFSNFERAKQGSPLHDLLPFLSRTLKTFPRRAEDCIEWIYTYLKYFPLKEDELLLFQSYFAHPGAVIRAAEKYYKNPYSHHERKILLHYQKQYWRVKNTEYVLSRMEEIERQKQEAKAQAEAAAQQEGAQN, encoded by the coding sequence ATGAATGAAAAGAATCGATTACGACAGGTTTCTCCAATTTTAAAGCATTATGCAATAGAACCGCATTTTGTTGAGGAAATGGGAAGGATTCAAAAAGTCTATTCCAATAAAGGAGTTTTTGCCTTAAAAAAAATCGACCCAAGACACGGGGGAGATTTTGTCAAGCAAATCCAAAGTCTATATCAAAAGGGCTATAACCGCATCGTACCTGTTTTTCCAACTCTAGATGGAAGGTACGCTGTATTACATGAAAATGAACTTTATTACCTCATGCCCTGGATGATGAATGAAGCAAATGAATTAAGCCATGAACGCCACCATCAGCTCTTTCGTGAACTAGCTAGACTCCATACTTTATCAGCAACTGAATTAAAGATTAGTAAAGAAGATAGAGCTGAGCATTTTGAAAAAACACTGTTAGAAAGGGAAAAGGAAAAGGAATTTTTGGAAGGATTTATGGAAGCCTGTGAACAGAGAGACTATTTGTCCCCCTTTGAATTAATGTTTGTCCTTTCCTATAACGAAATGAACCAGGCTTTAGATTTCTCAATTAGAAAACTTAAAGAGTGGTATGAAAAAACGAAGGATCATGAAAAAGCGAGAATTGTAACCGTTCATGGGAAAATTTCAACAGACCATTTTTTATATGATGAAAGAGGCTATGGCTACTTCTCAAACTTTGAACGTGCTAAGCAAGGATCACCTTTGCATGACTTGCTGCCGTTTTTGTCACGTACGTTGAAAACCTTTCCGAGGAGAGCAGAGGATTGTATTGAATGGATTTATACTTATTTGAAATACTTCCCATTAAAGGAGGATGAACTGCTGCTATTTCAAAGCTATTTTGCCCATCCAGGAGCGGTTATTCGTGCAGCTGAGAAATATTATAAAAATCCTTATAGCCATCATGAACGAAAGATTCTTTTGCACTATCAAAAGCAATATTGGCGAGTAAAAAATACGGAATACGTATTGTCGAGGATGGAAGAGATCGAGAGGCAAAAGCAGGAAGCAAAAGCACAGGCTGAGGCTGCTGCACAACAAGAAGGAGCCCAAAATTAA
- the spoVID gene encoding stage VI sporulation protein D gives MSQGNPSCLRFSLEESVWFQKGQEVSELISISLDPDILIQENDQYVTIQGALELSGEFKRHETAEIEYEDSFTAPKFIQVVEERDEGVCEFTHFFPVDITIPRNRIESVHDIDVLVESFDYVFPERSCMKLTANLTISGLYGEQQHAPPRTETEDQEPAYHIEEATPELNWNLKAEEESAEERETFGEKEKNPIFVPFEAEAKKQPEEAVRIEVVQEEAVAEKIEIQPEISFSAQRSEQQPPSAEEIYSMPNVEESPMQEVEMENHQESSSDESSDHVAKKAAEKEEAADKKKKKPSKKKSMSLTEFFARKSEDDVAKLKVCIVQLGDTIDIIAERYEIPVQRLLSVNHLEISQDIYEGQVLYIPVAVAHK, from the coding sequence TTGTCTCAAGGAAACCCATCGTGCTTACGATTTTCTTTAGAGGAATCTGTATGGTTTCAAAAAGGACAGGAAGTATCTGAATTAATTTCAATTTCACTTGATCCAGATATTCTTATTCAAGAAAATGATCAATATGTAACGATTCAAGGAGCACTCGAGCTATCTGGTGAATTTAAGCGGCACGAAACAGCAGAAATAGAATATGAGGATTCCTTTACAGCTCCGAAATTTATTCAAGTAGTCGAAGAAAGAGATGAAGGAGTATGTGAATTCACTCACTTCTTCCCGGTAGACATAACGATACCTAGAAATAGAATCGAAAGTGTTCATGATATTGATGTGTTAGTCGAATCTTTTGATTATGTTTTTCCCGAAAGAAGCTGTATGAAGTTAACTGCGAATCTTACTATTTCTGGTTTGTACGGGGAACAGCAGCATGCCCCTCCAAGAACAGAGACTGAGGATCAAGAGCCTGCTTATCATATAGAAGAGGCAACGCCTGAATTAAATTGGAATTTAAAAGCAGAGGAAGAATCAGCAGAGGAAAGAGAGACATTTGGAGAAAAGGAAAAAAATCCAATTTTTGTTCCATTTGAGGCTGAAGCAAAAAAACAGCCTGAAGAGGCAGTAAGAATTGAAGTAGTTCAGGAAGAGGCTGTTGCGGAAAAGATTGAAATACAGCCAGAAATCTCCTTCTCGGCCCAAAGAAGTGAACAACAACCTCCTTCTGCCGAAGAAATCTATTCGATGCCAAATGTGGAAGAAAGCCCGATGCAGGAAGTTGAGATGGAAAATCATCAAGAATCCAGCAGTGACGAATCCTCTGATCATGTAGCCAAAAAGGCTGCTGAAAAAGAGGAAGCTGCTGATAAAAAGAAGAAAAAGCCATCGAAAAAGAAAAGCATGTCTTTAACTGAATTTTTTGCCCGAAAGTCAGAGGATGATGTGGCTAAGCTTAAGGTATGCATCGTTCAGCTTGGTGATACGATCGATATCATTGCAGAAAGATATGAAATTCCTGTTCAACGGTTGCTTAGTGTGAATCATTTGGAAATTAGTCAAGATATATATGAGGGGCAGGTCCTTTATATCCCTGTAGCCGTTGCCCACAAATAA
- the hemL gene encoding glutamate-1-semialdehyde 2,1-aminomutase, which yields MRSYEKSIQAFKEASKLMPGGVNSPVRAFKSVKMDPIFMERGKGSKIYDIDGNEYIDYVLSWGPLILGHSNDRVVEAIKKVAEMGTSFGAPTVQENDLAKLVQERVPSIEVVRMVSSGTEATMSALRLARGYTGRNKILKFEGCYHGHGDSLLIKAGSGVATLGLPDSPGVPESVAKNTITVPYNDLESVKYAFEQFGEDIACIIAEPVAGNMGVVPPLPGFLEGLRDITSQYGALLIFDEVMTGFRVDYHCAQGYYNVTPDITCLGKVIGGGLPVGAYGGKAEIMEQIAPSGPIYQAGTLSGNPLAMTAGYETLSQLTPDSYKEFQRKGDLLEAGIKAAAEKYEIPHTFNRAGSMIGFFFTNEDVINYDKAKSSNLDYFASYYQEMANQGVFLPPSQFEGLFLSTAHSDEDIEKTLQATEIAFSKLKG from the coding sequence ATGCGCTCTTACGAAAAATCTATTCAGGCTTTTAAGGAAGCAAGTAAATTAATGCCAGGCGGGGTCAACTCACCAGTTCGTGCCTTTAAATCCGTTAAGATGGATCCAATTTTCATGGAACGAGGAAAAGGCTCTAAAATTTATGATATTGATGGCAATGAATATATTGACTATGTTTTATCTTGGGGCCCCCTGATACTCGGACATTCGAATGATCGAGTTGTGGAAGCAATTAAAAAGGTTGCTGAAATGGGAACTAGCTTCGGTGCACCGACTGTTCAAGAAAATGACTTAGCCAAGCTAGTCCAGGAGAGAGTACCTTCAATTGAGGTCGTCCGCATGGTCTCTTCAGGTACAGAAGCAACAATGAGTGCTTTAAGACTTGCACGCGGCTATACGGGGCGAAATAAAATTTTGAAATTTGAAGGCTGCTACCACGGGCATGGCGATTCCCTGCTTATTAAAGCGGGGTCTGGGGTCGCTACACTTGGACTTCCTGATAGCCCAGGTGTTCCAGAAAGTGTTGCGAAAAACACCATTACTGTCCCTTATAATGATTTAGAAAGTGTTAAATATGCATTTGAACAATTTGGTGAAGACATTGCCTGTATCATTGCAGAGCCTGTTGCTGGGAATATGGGAGTTGTTCCGCCGCTTCCAGGCTTCTTGGAAGGCTTGAGAGACATCACAAGTCAATATGGTGCCCTCTTAATCTTTGACGAGGTTATGACAGGCTTCCGTGTTGACTACCATTGTGCTCAAGGCTATTACAATGTTACACCAGATATTACTTGTCTAGGTAAAGTAATCGGCGGAGGACTACCAGTTGGTGCATATGGCGGAAAAGCGGAAATTATGGAGCAAATCGCACCGAGCGGTCCTATTTATCAGGCAGGAACTTTGTCTGGAAATCCATTAGCAATGACGGCTGGCTATGAAACATTGAGTCAGTTAACTCCAGATTCATATAAAGAATTCCAGCGTAAAGGGGATTTATTGGAAGCTGGCATAAAAGCGGCTGCGGAAAAATATGAAATCCCGCACACTTTTAATCGTGCTGGATCAATGATTGGTTTCTTCTTTACAAATGAAGATGTGATTAACTATGACAAAGCTAAATCATCAAACCTAGATTATTTTGCATCCTATTACCAAGAAATGGCTAATCAAGGAGTATTCCTTCCACCATCACAGTTTGAAGGCCTCTTCCTATCAACGGCACATAGTGATGAAGATATTGAAAAAACGCTGCAAGCAACAGAAATTGCATTTTCAAAGCTTAAAGGCTAA
- the hemB gene encoding porphobilinogen synthase: MDIQFTRHRRLRQSPNMRALVRENHLTTDDLIYPIFVAEGKDIKREISSMPGIYNLSLDHLEEEMNEVVSLGIKSVLLFGIPVEKDECGNQAYHDHGIVQEATRLIKEKFPEVIVIADTCLCEYTSHGHCGVIENGQVLNDASLDLLVQTAVSQAKAGADIIAPSNMMDGFVAAIRAGLDESGFENVPIMSYAVKYASAFYGPFRDAADSTPQFGDRKAYQMDPANRMEALREAESDLMEGADFIIVKPGMPYLDIVRDVKNNINLPLVIYNVSGEYSMVKAASQNGWIDEERIVMEMLVGMKRSGCDLIITYHAKDAARWLRNK; encoded by the coding sequence ATGGATATCCAATTTACAAGACATAGAAGACTTCGCCAAAGTCCAAACATGAGAGCTTTAGTTCGTGAAAACCATCTAACTACAGACGACTTGATTTATCCGATTTTTGTTGCTGAAGGAAAAGATATTAAAAGAGAAATTTCCTCAATGCCAGGAATTTACAATTTATCATTAGATCATCTAGAAGAAGAAATGAATGAGGTTGTTTCATTAGGGATTAAATCTGTGCTGCTTTTTGGAATCCCAGTTGAAAAAGATGAATGCGGCAACCAGGCGTATCACGATCATGGAATTGTCCAAGAGGCGACTAGATTAATTAAAGAAAAGTTTCCTGAAGTAATTGTTATTGCAGATACTTGTCTATGTGAGTACACGAGCCATGGGCATTGCGGTGTAATTGAGAATGGACAAGTTTTAAATGATGCTTCACTTGATTTATTAGTGCAAACCGCTGTCAGTCAAGCAAAAGCAGGCGCAGATATTATTGCTCCATCAAATATGATGGATGGATTTGTTGCTGCGATTCGTGCGGGCTTAGATGAATCTGGCTTTGAAAATGTACCTATTATGTCTTATGCCGTGAAATATGCATCAGCATTCTATGGCCCATTCCGTGATGCGGCTGACAGTACACCTCAATTTGGTGATCGTAAAGCTTACCAAATGGATCCGGCAAACCGCATGGAGGCTCTGCGTGAAGCTGAATCCGATTTAATGGAAGGCGCAGATTTTATAATTGTAAAGCCCGGAATGCCTTATCTCGATATCGTCCGTGATGTGAAAAATAATATTAATCTCCCACTAGTTATTTATAATGTGAGCGGAGAATATTCCATGGTGAAAGCAGCCTCTCAAAATGGCTGGATTGATGAAGAGAGAATTGTTATGGAAATGTTAGTCGGAATGAAGCGTTCCGGCTGTGATTTAATTATTACGTATCACGCTAAAGACGCCGCTAGATGGCTTCGAAACAAATAA